A single genomic interval of Osmerus eperlanus chromosome 14, fOsmEpe2.1, whole genome shotgun sequence harbors:
- the LOC134033845 gene encoding LOW QUALITY PROTEIN: uncharacterized protein K02A2.6-like (The sequence of the model RefSeq protein was modified relative to this genomic sequence to represent the inferred CDS: inserted 1 base in 1 codon) — MIGTLSTFDAKEQTWEEYCEVLDQFFEANGINDGEKQRAILISVVGPATYKLMRNLVSPDKPSAKTFNQLKQEMKEHFNPKPSEMVQRYVFDSRSRQPTESVSAYVAELRRLAHDCNFGTTLEQRLRDRLVCGMNDDRIQRRLLSEIDLTFEKAFKIAVAAETASKNAQDLQKAAVACNSMKTEGNETRGEWRNKERDCYRCHGRHSAAECRFKDAKCHFCGRVGHIAKACRNKSKDDARPSETKAHRAERRARFQPRPHRSHNVCERQKDDDSSDDEEAFILACLNTETSMQRIKPFKVNVEVNKKKVHFEIDTGCSVSIMNENKFNEMWKEKKRPKLNKSKMSLKSYTGEKIKVVGVAEVKVNYAQQVKTLPLVVVKGTGPSLLGRGWLEALKLKWDEIKHVKTDAHELQEVLSKHEDVFKKELGMLKGMKATIRVSANARPKFYRPRSVPYAMRAKVEEEIDRLLKEDIITPVKYTEWAAPIVPVLKPEGSIRICGDYKLTVNSASSLEQYPIPRVEDLFNTLARGTRFSKLDLSHAYQQIVMDDDSKKYLTINTHRGLFTYNRLPFGVSSAPAIFQRTMESLLQGLPGVAVYLDNILLTGRDTVEHLSTLEEVLRRLEEAGLRLRRSKCAFLQDQVEYLGHKIDAEGLHPVLSKVTAIEEAPPPTTVTELKAYLGLLNYYNKFLPNLATRLAPLHRLLRKDIQWTWKKEQEDAFCLSKQLLKSAKVLAHYSADKELVLACDASPYGVGAVLSHIMEDGSEKPIGFMSRTLTPAEQRYSQLDKEGLAIIFGIKRFHKYIYGRRFTISTDHKPLISLFHEKKPVPQMGSPRVQRWAILLRAYEYNMVYKPGKDHADALSRLPLPHIEEEGDTGQVLMLDVVEDPPIPTAQVKQWTAKDEILSQVLLWCLHGWPKEVASMFKAYSQRRLELSVRDGCVLWGARVVVPKKGRATLLKHLHYTHPGISRMKGLARSYVWWPGMDADIEREVQSCHICQENRKAPAAAPLHPWEWPETPWSRLHVDYAGPHLGRMFLIVIDAHSKWLDVYPTSNATSQVTIEKLRQXVSDNGTCFTSQEFESFLKQNGIQHITSAPFHPASNGLAERAVQTFKQGIKKTKGDTLETKIARFLFNYRITPQSTTGLSPAEMLMSRRLRSTLDLLLPDVKSKIQKKQLKQKAQHDLHGKWRSFSPGDDVYIRNYGHGPRWVPAVIEMNTGPVSYTVQTGVGRVMRRHVDQIRKRHASMTETSMPDMTLEPMSLQVPENAAEALTRDSAVPASVRGEGSEPTEGSEPTETAQVNPPADPPETSTDSPPVLRRSERTKKTPTL; from the exons ATGATAGGCACCCTGTCAACTTTTGATGCAAAAGAGCAGACTTGGGAAGAGTACTGCGAGGTTCTTGATCAGTTTTTTGAAGCTAATGGGATCAAtgatggagagaaacagagggctaTCCTAATCAGCGTGGTCGGTCCAGCAACGTACAAGCTCATGAGAAACCTGGTGAGTCCAGATAAGCCATCTGCGAAAACATTCAATCAGTTAAAACAAGAAATGAAAGAGCACTTCAATCCTAAACCAAGCGAGATGGTGCAGAGATATGTGTTTGACTCGCGTTCACGTCAGCCTACGGAATCTGTGAGTGCATATGTAGCGGAGCTCAGACGACTAGCTCATGACTGTAACTTTGGCACTACACTGGAGCAAAGGTTAAGAGATCGTCTTGTGTGCGGTATGAATGACGACCGGATTCAAAGACGTCTGCTCTCCGAAATAGACCTGACGTTTGAAAAAGCATTTAAGATAGCAGTAGCTGCAGAAACTGCAAGTAAAAATGCCCAAGACCTACAAAAGGCGGCCGTAGCATGTAACAGCATGAAAACGGAGGGAAATGAGACAAGAGGAGAatggagaaacaaagagagagattgttatCGTTGTCACGGAAGGCACAGTGCAGCCGAATGTAGATTTAAAGATGCCAAGTGTCATTTCTGCGGGAGAGTAGGGCACATCGCTAAGGCTTGTAGGAATAAAAGTAAGGATGATGCCCGTCCCAGTGAAACCAAAGCACACAGAGCAGAGCGGCGCGCACGCTTTCAACCCCgtccacacaggtcacacaacgtgtgtgagagacaaaagGATGATGATAGCTCTGATGACGAAGAAGCATTCATACTGGCATGCCTGAATACAGAAACTTCCATGCAGAGAATTAAACCATTCAAAGTCAACGTGGAAGTGAATAAAAAGAAAGTACACTTCGAAATTGACACAGGATGCAGTGTGAGCATTATGAATGAAAATAAATTCAATGAGATGTGGAAAGAAAAGAAACGCCCCAAATTAAATAAAAGCAAAATGTCTCTGAAGTCATACACGGGAGAAAAAATCAAAGTAGTGGGAGTTGCTGAAGTAAAAGTAAACTATGCTCAGCAAGTTAAGACATTACCCCTAGTGGTGGTGAAGGGCACTGGACCTAGCTTGTTAGGTAGAGGCTGGCTGGAGGCTTTAAAGCTCAAGTGGGATGAAATTAAACATGTAAAAACAGATGCACATGAGCTACAGGAAGTACTGTCAAAGCATGAGGATGTTTTCAAAAAAGAACTAGGCATGTTAAAAGGCATGAAGGCAACAATCCGTGTTTCTGCGAATGCCCGTCCAAAGTTCTATAGGCCCCGCTCAGTTCCGTATGCCATGAGGGCGAAAGTAGAAGAGGAGATAGATAGGCTCCTGAAAGAGGACATCATAACACCTGTCAAGTACACTGAGTGGGCGGCGCCAATTGTTCCGGTGTTGAAGCCGGAGGGCTCCATTAGAATATGTGGCGATTACAAACTAACAGTAAACAGCGCCTCCTCACTAGAGCAATACCCTATTCCTCGTGTAGAAGACCTGTTCAATACACTGGCAAGAGGGACACGGTTCTCCAAACTTGATTTAAGCCACGCCTATCAGCAGATCGTGATGGATGATGACTCCAAGAAATACCTaacgataaacacacacagaggcctttTCACCTACAATAGGCTCCCGTTCGGAGTTTCATCTGCTCCAGCCATATTTCAGAGAACAATGGAGAGTTTGTTGCAAGGCCTGCCCGGAGTAGCTGTTTACCTTGACAACATTTTACTGACTGGAAGAGACACTGTAGAGCATTTGAGCACGCTGGAGGAAGTACTCAGGCGACTGGAAGAGGCAGGACTGCGACTGCGCAGAAGCAAGTGTGCATTCTTGCAAGACCAGGTTGAGTACTTGGGTCACAAGATTGATGCTGAAGGCCTGCACCCAGTGCTGAGCAAGGTAACAGCCATCGAGGAAGCTCCACCTCCAACCACAGTGACTGAGCTGAAAGCATATCTTGGCCTTTTAAACTACTATAATAAGTTCCTTCCTAATCTCGCCACACGTCTAGCACCATTACACAGATTGTTAAGAAAAGACATTCAGTGGACTTGGAAGAAAGAACAAGAAGATGCGTTTTGTTTGTCTAAACAGCTGCTGAAATCAGCAAAAGTCCTGGCTCACTATTCAGCAGACAAAGAACTTGTGCTGGCATGCGACGCCTCACCGTACGGAGTCGGCGCCGTGCTGTCACACATCATGGAAGACGGAAGTGAAAAACCCATAGGCTTCATGTCACGCACACTGACACCAGCTGAACAGCGTTACTCACAGCTCGACAAGGAGGGGTTAGCCATCATATTCGGAATCAAGCGATTTCACAAGTATATCTATGGACGAAGATTCACGATCAGCACTGATCACAAGCCATTGATCTCGCTTTTCCATGAAAAGAAGCCGGTGCCACAGATGGGGTCACCAAGAGTGCAACGGTGGGCAATACTTCTGAGAGCGTACGAGTACAATATGGTGTACAAGCCAGGCAAAGACCACGCAGACGCATTGAGCAGGCTACCACTGCCACACATTGAAGAGGAGGGTGACACAGGACAGGTCCTCATGCTGGATGTGGTGGAAGACCCACCAATCCCAACAGCCCAAGTGAAGCAGTGGACTGCGAAAGATGAAATATTATCACAAGTGCTGTTGTGGTGTTTGCATGGCTGGCCAAAGGAGGTGGCTTCAATGTTCAAGGCCTACAGCCAGAGAAGGCTTGAACTCAGTGTCAGAGATGGATGTGTGCTCTGGGGAGCGAGAGTGGTTGTTCCAAAGAAGGGGAGGGCCACCCTtttaaaacatctacactacacacacccaggcatctCCAGGATGAAGGGCTTGGCACGTTCATACGTGTGGTGGCCAGGTATGGATGCTGACATAGAAAGAGAAGTACAGTCCTGCCACATATGCCAGGAAAACAGAAAGgctccagctgcagctcctctccatccctgggAGTGGCCAGAGACACCCTGGAGTAGATTGCATGTTGATTATGCCGGCCCTCACTTAGGCAGGATGTTTCTTATCGTGATCGATGCGCACTCAAAATGGCTTGATGTGTATCCAACAAGTAATGCAACAAGCCAAGTCACCATTGAAAAACTCAGAC TAGTATCGGACAATGGCACATGCTTCACAAGCCAAGAGTTTGAATCATTCCTGAAACAGAATGGTATACAGCACATAACATCTGCACCCTTTCACCCGGCATCAAATGGCCTAGCCGAAAGAGCCGTGCAAACGTTCAAACAAGGAATTAAGAAAACAAAAGGAGATACTTTGGAAACCAAAATAGCAAGATTTCTGTTCAATTACAGAATAACACCCCAAAGTACGACTGGCTTGTCTCCAGCTGAAATGCTGATGTCTAGGAGACTGCGGTCCACACTGGATCTTCTGCTGCCCGATGTGAAGTCAAAGATTCAAAAGAAACAACTCAAACAGAAAGCACAACATGACTTACACGGCAAATGGAGAAGCTTCTCTCCTGGTGACGACGTGTACATCCGAAACTATGGTCACGGACCAAGGTGGGTCCCAGCTGTCATTGAGATGAACACAGGGCCTGTCTCCTACACAGTGCAGACAGGAGTTGGACGCGTCATGAGACGTCACGTGGACCAGATTCGTAAACGTCACGCGTCGATGACAGAGACATCCATGCCGGACATGACACTGGAGCCCATGAGTCTTCAGGTTCCAGAGAACGCAGCGGAGGCTTTGACCAGAGACTCGGCTGTTCCAGCGTcagtgagaggagaagggagtgaGCCCACTGAAGGGAGTGAGCCCACTGAAACAGCCCAGGTTAACCCTCCAGCTGATCCGCCAGAGACGAGTACAGACTCACCACCGGTGCTGCGACGCTCTGAGCGCACAAAAAAGACTCCAACTCTCTGA